From one Aquicella siphonis genomic stretch:
- a CDS encoding ABC transporter permease subunit has translation MSDFILSILTQSLTFLPLALGISISYHILRATDMTIDGSFVVGAGVFARLLTLGISPLPAAGAALVCGAFAGMLAAAIQRGGQVDPLLAGVLATFILSSINLSIMGKPNISLLSQTTLVSSAFDQSELLGWLLVGVYAFAICLTAVVLLKSQFGLTLRAMGDNPKLLKRLGRKIEFYRMSGFALTNLLAAAAGCLTAQTVGYADTGMGFGMTLTGIGAIILGQQLLQRLTRRTFFRISAELFSCLLGVLLYFFSLNVLLRMDVNPIYLKMILGLLLILFLRAAVKPYSAGIPS, from the coding sequence ATGTCAGACTTTATTCTTTCGATACTGACGCAATCACTGACCTTTCTTCCGCTAGCGCTTGGCATTAGCATCAGTTACCACATTTTGCGCGCAACCGACATGACAATTGACGGCAGCTTCGTTGTGGGAGCGGGAGTGTTTGCCCGTCTGTTGACGCTGGGCATCTCACCCTTGCCGGCGGCAGGAGCCGCGCTTGTCTGCGGCGCATTCGCCGGGATGCTGGCCGCGGCAATCCAGCGCGGCGGGCAGGTGGATCCTCTGCTCGCGGGTGTGCTGGCCACCTTCATTCTCAGCAGCATTAATCTGAGTATCATGGGCAAACCCAATATCAGCCTGCTGTCGCAAACCACTTTAGTTTCTTCCGCCTTTGATCAAAGTGAATTACTGGGATGGCTACTGGTTGGCGTTTATGCATTTGCCATCTGTCTCACCGCCGTGGTATTGCTTAAATCACAATTCGGCCTGACCTTGCGCGCAATGGGTGATAATCCAAAGCTGCTGAAACGCCTGGGCAGGAAAATTGAATTTTATCGCATGAGCGGATTCGCATTGACAAATCTGCTTGCGGCCGCTGCCGGATGCCTGACTGCCCAGACCGTCGGTTATGCGGACACCGGCATGGGCTTTGGCATGACCCTCACGGGAATCGGCGCCATCATTCTGGGACAACAGTTATTACAGCGATTGACCAGGCGTACTTTTTTCCGTATCAGCGCTGAATTATTTTCCTGTCTGCTGGGCGTGTTATTGTATTTCTTTTCACTGAATGTGCTGTTGCGCATGGATGTCAACCCCATTTATCTTAAAATGATTTTGGGGCTTTTGCTCATCCTGTTCTTGCGCGCGGCAGTCAAACCTTATTCGGCAGGCATACCCTCATGA
- a CDS encoding ABC transporter substrate-binding protein → MTVFSNMIKILFLTFFAAALAGCKASANEKKIGIIVPIEHKAMDEIVDGFTKTLSAKSSYPLRFKVANAQADMNLQRAIIQQMKSEGYDMIVPIGSDATQMSVSSIQKQPIVSLASSLTQQDRSRLKTCNIAVVHDEISAERLLQFIHQAYPEMQRIVLIHSAADKVFPEVEAAVTAGKNTGITIKPVMVPTLNELYGTANNLPADAQGILVLKDSLIVSGISTLEKAAAKQQIPLITSDQGSVQDGAGFALGVHERDIGVEGANLAAAILSGKNPCSLPITTMSKLTVFVNNSSLDQEKQSFAPIQSAAEKLHYTLEPVNKTDRS, encoded by the coding sequence ATGACTGTATTTTCCAATATGATTAAAATCTTGTTTTTGACATTCTTTGCCGCCGCTCTGGCTGGCTGCAAGGCTTCTGCAAACGAGAAAAAAATCGGAATCATCGTTCCCATTGAACACAAAGCCATGGATGAAATCGTCGATGGCTTTACCAAAACCTTAAGCGCGAAATCTTCCTATCCGCTGCGGTTCAAGGTTGCCAACGCGCAGGCGGACATGAACCTGCAGCGCGCCATCATTCAGCAAATGAAAAGCGAGGGTTATGACATGATCGTACCCATTGGTTCGGATGCAACGCAAATGTCCGTGTCCTCAATACAGAAACAGCCTATAGTCAGCCTGGCATCCAGCCTGACACAACAAGACCGGAGCCGGCTAAAAACATGCAACATCGCTGTCGTGCATGATGAAATTTCTGCCGAGCGTCTGTTGCAATTTATTCATCAAGCCTATCCGGAAATGCAGCGGATTGTCCTCATTCACAGCGCCGCGGACAAAGTCTTTCCGGAAGTGGAAGCCGCTGTAACCGCAGGAAAAAACACGGGGATTACCATCAAACCGGTCATGGTGCCAACACTGAATGAATTATACGGCACGGCAAACAATCTTCCTGCTGATGCCCAAGGCATTCTGGTTCTGAAAGACAGCCTCATTGTAAGCGGCATTTCCACCCTCGAAAAAGCGGCCGCCAAACAGCAAATTCCACTCATCACATCCGATCAGGGATCGGTGCAGGACGGAGCGGGATTCGCACTCGGTGTGCATGAGCGCGATATCGGTGTGGAGGGAGCCAATCTGGCCGCGGCTATTCTATCGGGAAAAAACCCATGCAGCCTGCCGATCACAACCATGTCGAAACTGACTGTCTTTGTGAACAACTCCTCACTGGACCAGGAAAAGCAGTCATTTGCTCCAATTCAGTCGGCGGCGGAAAAACTGCATTACACGCTTGAACCTGTCAACAAGACAGACAGGAGTTGA
- a CDS encoding ATP-binding cassette domain-containing protein, producing MTLLQINNVSMQFAGSGKPSLQHVSYQVASGDFVILLGSNGSGKSSLLKLLHREYISHTGSIELMGKPVTHYSEAEFRRHVAVLNQDCEEALFPSLTLYENYLLMSHRQSLFTRHRSERAFLMEALQEFNPNLSHKLDLPVSQLSGGEKQTLALAFCLLQPPKILLLDEHTSALDPKTSAQIMRLTQAMITQHHMTCILTTHDLDIAMQYGNRILMLNEGRIQHMFDEQEKCRLTKEDLIRHYY from the coding sequence ATGACCCTACTTCAAATCAACAATGTTTCGATGCAATTTGCCGGATCCGGCAAACCGTCGCTGCAACATGTCAGTTATCAAGTTGCCTCCGGGGATTTTGTCATTTTGCTGGGAAGCAACGGCTCCGGTAAAAGTTCTCTCTTAAAATTATTGCACCGCGAATATATCTCGCACACCGGCAGCATCGAATTGATGGGCAAGCCGGTTACACACTATTCCGAAGCGGAATTCCGCCGGCACGTGGCGGTACTCAACCAGGATTGCGAAGAAGCGCTTTTTCCCTCCCTCACTCTCTATGAAAATTATTTGCTGATGTCGCACAGGCAATCCCTGTTCACCCGGCATCGTTCCGAGAGAGCTTTTCTCATGGAAGCGCTGCAGGAATTCAATCCCAATCTCTCTCACAAGCTTGATTTGCCTGTTTCACAATTGTCCGGCGGTGAAAAACAAACGCTGGCACTGGCATTCTGCCTATTGCAGCCGCCCAAGATATTGCTGCTTGACGAACATACCAGTGCATTAGACCCCAAGACTTCCGCGCAAATCATGCGCCTGACGCAGGCAATGATCACGCAACACCACATGACTTGCATTCTTACCACTCATGATCTGGATATCGCCATGCAATATGGAAACCGTATCCTGATGCTGAATGAAGGCAGGATACAACACATGTTTGATGAACAGGAAAAATGCCGCCTCACCAAAGAAGACCTGATCAGACATTATTATTGA